From Deinococcus yavapaiensis KR-236, one genomic window encodes:
- a CDS encoding tetratricopeptide repeat protein gives MKRFTLTLLALTSSSLAASPPDLSWQAHSDARALPSEAALQQQLQRERARLCDAPRFDASKLTSDQLGAYQNMERLLAMLGPSSESRATFEQTFAKMTEAYAKTAPLTPPKVPATLAEALKDAAAWLEKRESAGLKAFSSSPDAKDAALASRAAESAALLGKPNAALAALLAAHRLQPQEPQHLVNLGGVLVTLGLPGDALTVLDAAAKLQQNTTGPLGWSNPAVLSTNRGLALTALRRFDQAETVLRRAIAAEPMLSEANAGLSVALTCQGKFAEAAKFARAGARRTPPKTTAQTQPQTPQEIEVTTGSADVLTRLPAAFTFDLSHGKEASLPNLKLPQTPAEAVALRSRYEKLQDELDDRATSLRNRMDELDMQLRDRKESAFTRARRNALWDAMLSIDQEPHMRALVEAKRKTQYDAPRLQQDFYNCEGGCVVDEISRRVRSQEEFLALCVPALESQNNKWRGAMHGHAENLGAYFKQGYKLLTGLAANASDPILHERASLYAELWATSLYSGYVGTAYGWASALTPHYQEWCLKSSASAAPVVANELVLPKADGCKDLLGASTFGFSLPLLSFKVSCESLSMTTASPGWLGAFGQLNHTFGTEDYTVTVGVQESIEAGSIVGIESKQGVYITWGADGITDAGAVVKTSVKVVVKGGGDSKASPGSEIKALSGKWSFIAKSSR, from the coding sequence ATGAAACGATTCACCCTCACCCTGCTGGCTTTGACGTCCTCGTCGCTCGCCGCGTCCCCGCCCGACTTGTCTTGGCAGGCGCATTCGGACGCGAGGGCCCTGCCGTCCGAGGCGGCGTTGCAACAGCAACTCCAACGAGAGCGCGCCCGCTTGTGCGACGCGCCGCGCTTCGACGCCTCGAAGTTGACGAGCGATCAACTCGGGGCCTACCAAAACATGGAGCGCCTGCTCGCGATGCTCGGACCTTCCTCGGAGAGCCGCGCCACGTTCGAGCAGACCTTCGCGAAGATGACGGAGGCGTACGCCAAGACGGCCCCGCTCACGCCGCCGAAGGTACCCGCCACGCTCGCCGAGGCCTTGAAGGACGCGGCGGCGTGGCTCGAGAAGCGCGAAAGCGCCGGATTGAAGGCGTTCTCGAGCAGCCCCGACGCGAAGGACGCGGCGCTCGCTTCGCGCGCCGCCGAGAGCGCCGCGCTGCTCGGCAAGCCGAACGCCGCCCTCGCCGCCCTGCTCGCCGCCCACCGCCTGCAACCGCAAGAACCGCAACACCTCGTCAACCTCGGCGGCGTCCTCGTGACGCTCGGTCTGCCCGGCGACGCCCTCACGGTGCTCGACGCGGCGGCGAAGCTGCAACAAAACACGACCGGGCCGCTCGGCTGGTCGAACCCAGCGGTTCTGAGCACGAACCGAGGGCTCGCCCTCACGGCCTTGCGGCGCTTCGATCAAGCGGAGACCGTGTTGCGCCGCGCGATCGCCGCCGAGCCGATGCTGTCCGAGGCGAACGCGGGCTTGAGCGTCGCGCTGACCTGCCAAGGCAAGTTCGCCGAGGCCGCGAAGTTCGCTCGCGCGGGCGCACGCCGCACGCCCCCGAAGACGACGGCGCAAACCCAACCTCAAACTCCCCAGGAAATTGAGGTGACGACGGGAAGCGCGGACGTGCTCACGCGCCTGCCCGCCGCCTTCACCTTCGACCTTTCGCACGGCAAGGAGGCGTCCCTGCCGAACCTCAAGCTGCCGCAAACACCGGCCGAGGCGGTCGCGCTGCGGTCTCGCTACGAAAAGCTTCAAGACGAGCTCGACGACCGGGCGACGTCTTTGAGAAACCGAATGGACGAACTCGACATGCAGCTTCGCGACCGTAAGGAGTCGGCGTTCACGAGGGCTCGACGAAACGCTCTGTGGGATGCGATGCTCTCGATCGACCAAGAGCCGCACATGCGCGCCCTCGTCGAGGCCAAGCGCAAGACTCAGTACGACGCGCCGAGGCTCCAGCAGGACTTCTACAACTGTGAGGGCGGGTGCGTCGTCGACGAGATCAGCAGGCGCGTCCGATCGCAAGAGGAGTTCCTCGCGCTGTGCGTACCGGCGCTCGAGTCTCAGAACAACAAGTGGCGCGGCGCGATGCACGGCCACGCGGAGAACCTCGGCGCGTACTTCAAGCAGGGCTACAAGCTGTTGACCGGGCTCGCCGCGAACGCTTCCGATCCCATCTTGCACGAGCGGGCCTCGCTCTACGCCGAGCTGTGGGCAACGTCGCTGTATTCCGGTTACGTCGGCACGGCGTACGGCTGGGCGAGCGCCCTGACGCCCCACTATCAAGAATGGTGCTTGAAGTCCAGCGCGAGCGCGGCCCCGGTCGTCGCGAATGAACTCGTGCTTCCGAAGGCCGATGGGTGCAAGGACCTCCTCGGCGCCTCCACCTTCGGCTTCTCGCTGCCCTTGCTGAGCTTCAAGGTGTCGTGCGAATCGCTCTCCATGACGACCGCCTCACCCGGTTGGCTCGGCGCGTTCGGTCAGCTCAACCACACGTTCGGCACCGAGGATTACACCGTCACGGTCGGCGTGCAAGAGAGCATCGAAGCCGGTTCCATCGTCGGGATCGAGTCGAAGCAGGGCGTGTACATCACTTGGGGCGCGGACGGCATCACGGACGCCGGTGCGGTCGTCAAGACGTCCGTGAAAGTCGTCGTGAAAGGTGGCGGAGACTCGAAAGCGAGCCCTGGAAGCGAGATCAAGGCTCTGAGCGGCAAGTGGAGCTTCATCGCGAAGTCGAGCCGCTGA
- a CDS encoding S41 family peptidase — protein sequence MNWRTITWLALPMLFAATSQAVPVSGLFRGTIVDWPAGQVGEIRLESVDAPNVVRGTIDAQGHFSLMLPAADRLKKMLAPLSGLFANPSNYDKGCSGQGTAVPANAGYKQFNLNVYQNGKLLGDLQLNSTAQLPMPVGSQAAHLRFQDMPVTMKGTVSCPSYVDQIDVQGKAGWDLVLVTHGGLSESGLEQSTYTGDPLPKELAWRLFSEFGGTGFRLERHDTAFLVTEVLPDQPAQKAGLRSGDIIERVNGVDVNGLTLPQLIGVIRGAPGTTVTLGVSRAGVSGLVQLPVVRALVRMP from the coding sequence ATGAACTGGCGAACCATCACTTGGCTGGCCCTCCCCATGCTGTTTGCCGCGACTTCTCAAGCCGTACCCGTATCGGGACTCTTCCGGGGAACCATTGTCGACTGGCCCGCCGGGCAGGTGGGGGAGATTCGGCTGGAATCGGTCGACGCTCCCAACGTCGTGCGAGGAACCATCGACGCCCAGGGGCACTTCAGCTTGATGTTGCCCGCGGCGGACCGCTTGAAGAAAATGCTGGCGCCGCTCTCCGGTCTCTTTGCCAACCCTTCGAACTACGACAAGGGTTGCAGCGGGCAGGGCACTGCGGTGCCGGCCAACGCGGGCTACAAGCAGTTCAATCTGAATGTCTACCAGAACGGGAAACTGCTCGGTGACCTTCAGTTGAACAGCACGGCGCAGCTGCCGATGCCGGTGGGCAGTCAGGCGGCCCATCTCCGCTTCCAAGACATGCCGGTGACCATGAAAGGCACCGTGTCTTGCCCGAGCTACGTGGATCAAATCGACGTTCAGGGAAAGGCCGGGTGGGACTTGGTCTTGGTGACGCACGGCGGGCTCAGCGAGTCGGGGTTGGAACAGAGCACGTACACGGGCGACCCGCTTCCGAAAGAGTTGGCCTGGCGCTTGTTCAGCGAGTTCGGGGGAACGGGTTTCCGGTTGGAACGGCACGACACGGCCTTCTTGGTCACAGAAGTGCTTCCCGATCAACCCGCCCAGAAGGCAGGCCTGCGTTCGGGTGACATCATCGAGCGGGTGAATGGAGTGGACGTGAACGGGTTGACCCTTCCGCAGCTTATCGGCGTGATCCGCGGTGCCCCCGGGACGACCGTGACGCTGGGCGTGAGCCGCGCGGGCGTCAGTGGGCTGGTGCAACTGCCGGTCGTTCGCGCGCTGGTTCGCATGCCATAA
- a CDS encoding alpha/beta fold hydrolase: MNTRTPARATLLTHTEPSEWNAMPTQYLTTPEGRLAFDDTHGHGPVILAIPGMGDLRGQYRHLTPLLVEAGYRVITMDIRGHGDTTARWNDYSAQAVARDALALLDHLGVQRAVLLGNSFAAGSALWAAHDQPRKVGGLVLLGPVTRDLPTPWYMRLVIKAAFGGPWSRAFWMTYRKTLFPARQPDDFDTYEASVRANLGQSGRMQALTNMIFLPKAPTEPLLSAVRKPTLVVMGTKDPDFKDATAEARLVADRTQADLMLVEGAGHYPHVEFPEQVAPRLLAFLGKLN; the protein is encoded by the coding sequence ATGAACACGCGCACCCCCGCCCGAGCCACGCTCCTCACCCACACCGAACCTTCCGAATGGAACGCCATGCCCACCCAGTACCTCACCACGCCCGAAGGCCGCCTCGCCTTCGACGACACGCACGGCCACGGCCCCGTCATTCTCGCCATTCCCGGCATGGGCGATCTGCGCGGACAATACCGCCACCTCACGCCCCTCCTCGTCGAGGCGGGCTACCGCGTCATCACCATGGACATCCGGGGCCACGGCGACACCACCGCCCGCTGGAACGATTACAGCGCCCAAGCCGTCGCCCGAGACGCCCTCGCCCTCCTCGACCACCTCGGCGTACAACGCGCCGTCCTCCTCGGCAACAGCTTCGCCGCCGGCAGCGCCCTCTGGGCCGCGCACGACCAGCCACGGAAAGTCGGCGGTCTCGTCCTTCTCGGCCCCGTCACCCGCGACCTCCCCACTCCCTGGTACATGCGTTTGGTGATCAAAGCCGCCTTCGGCGGCCCTTGGAGCCGAGCCTTCTGGATGACTTACCGCAAGACCCTCTTCCCCGCCCGCCAACCCGACGACTTCGACACGTACGAGGCCAGCGTCCGCGCGAACCTCGGCCAATCCGGCCGCATGCAAGCCCTCACGAACATGATCTTCCTGCCCAAAGCACCCACCGAACCCCTCCTGAGCGCCGTGCGCAAACCCACCCTCGTCGTGATGGGCACCAAAGACCCCGACTTCAAGGACGCCACCGCCGAAGCGCGCCTCGTCGCCGACCGCACCCAAGCGGACTTGATGCTCGTCGAAGGCGCCGGCCACTACCCTCACGTGGAATTTCCCGAACAAGTCGCGCCGCGCCTCCTCGCGTTCCTCGGGAAGCTGAACTGA
- a CDS encoding TetR/AcrR family transcriptional regulator — protein sequence MPRAGLDSTRVLDAAARIADAEGLAALTVARLAAELKVKPPSLYNHVESLDALRDGLTRRGFRELLDVSRDAAAGRSGYDALNALAYAQRAYAKQHPGLYAAMELPVAQQSENAKRLGGTYVNLILAVLRGYGLEGEEALHHVRVLRAALRGFISLELGGGFGLPLGIDESFDLLLRVLHLGLTDRANHAPGELPHERTA from the coding sequence ATGCCCCGCGCCGGCCTCGACTCCACGCGGGTCCTGGACGCCGCCGCACGCATCGCGGACGCCGAGGGACTCGCGGCCCTGACCGTCGCGCGCCTCGCGGCGGAACTCAAGGTCAAGCCGCCCTCGCTGTACAACCACGTCGAAAGCCTCGACGCCCTGCGCGACGGCCTCACGCGACGCGGCTTTCGGGAACTGCTCGACGTCAGCCGTGACGCTGCCGCCGGACGATCGGGTTACGACGCCCTGAACGCCCTCGCGTACGCGCAGCGAGCCTACGCGAAGCAGCACCCCGGCTTGTACGCCGCGATGGAACTCCCCGTCGCGCAGCAAAGCGAGAACGCCAAACGCCTCGGCGGCACCTACGTGAACTTGATCCTGGCCGTTCTGCGGGGCTACGGCTTGGAAGGCGAGGAAGCCCTGCACCACGTGCGCGTGCTACGCGCCGCACTTCGCGGCTTCATCAGCCTCGAACTCGGCGGCGGCTTCGGCTTGCCGCTCGGAATCGACGAGAGCTTCGACCTCCTGCTGCGCGTCCTGCACCTCGGCCTCACCGACCGAGCGAACCACGCTCCCGGCGAGTTACCTCACGAAAGAACTGCGTGA
- a CDS encoding YrdB family protein: protein MEGIKAVNLGVRFVLELCLLAALAYWGWRTGTSLGMRVLLAVTAPLLAAVVWGALVSPRAPVRLPLSLHLLVQLFVFGAAVAALFAVGRSTLAWTLGLVALGNVALLLVWRQ, encoded by the coding sequence ATGGAAGGCATCAAGGCGGTCAACCTCGGAGTGCGGTTCGTTCTGGAGTTGTGCCTGCTCGCCGCTCTCGCGTATTGGGGGTGGCGGACGGGCACGAGTCTCGGCATGCGGGTCCTGCTCGCCGTGACCGCCCCGTTGCTGGCGGCGGTCGTGTGGGGCGCGTTGGTGTCTCCTCGTGCGCCCGTGCGTCTGCCGCTGTCACTGCACCTGCTGGTGCAGCTTTTCGTGTTCGGCGCGGCCGTCGCGGCCCTGTTCGCCGTCGGGCGCTCGACTCTGGCGTGGACGCTGGGGCTCGTCGCGCTAGGAAACGTCGCGCTTCTGCTTGTTTGGCGGCAATGA
- a CDS encoding class I SAM-dependent methyltransferase — protein sequence MPLPSSGAAPRLRLRVKRGAEAHVRQGHPWVYANSVQQQNRAGHLGELGIVYDAHDRFLAIGLYDPTSPICLRVLHAGQPQALDERWWTRRFDAAIDAREGLFDERTNGYRLINGESDGWPGLVLDRYAYTLVLKVYAGAWLPRWADVLALIAERFPRERLVVRLSRNLRDVAAEFGVHDGSVVRGDPLLGPVVFREAGVAFEADVLRGQKTGFFLDQRENRARVEELSRGKRVLNAFSFSGGFSLYAARGGATSVTSVDISAHALASAERNFALNADTPAVAACEHITVRADVFSWLHQHHARPFDLIVLDPPSLAKRETERAGAIRQYEHLVMDALNLLASEGVLLAASCSAHVSADEFTDAVMRAAYRSGRTVRVLRTSGHAADHPATFQEARYLKAVYLKCQ from the coding sequence CTGCCGCTTCCTTCCTCAGGCGCAGCGCCTCGGCTGCGGCTGCGCGTCAAACGTGGCGCCGAAGCGCACGTGCGTCAAGGGCATCCGTGGGTTTACGCCAACAGCGTTCAGCAGCAAAATCGCGCGGGGCACCTCGGGGAGTTGGGAATCGTGTACGACGCTCACGACCGATTCCTCGCCATCGGCTTGTACGATCCGACGTCACCCATTTGCCTGCGCGTGCTGCACGCCGGACAACCTCAAGCGCTCGACGAAAGGTGGTGGACGCGCCGCTTCGACGCGGCCATCGACGCGCGGGAAGGCCTGTTCGACGAGCGAACCAACGGCTACCGCTTGATCAACGGGGAAAGTGACGGCTGGCCGGGCTTGGTTCTGGACCGCTACGCGTACACCTTGGTCCTCAAGGTGTACGCGGGCGCGTGGCTTCCCCGCTGGGCCGACGTGCTGGCCTTGATCGCCGAACGTTTTCCGCGCGAGCGTCTCGTCGTGCGGCTCAGCCGCAACCTCCGCGACGTAGCGGCCGAGTTCGGCGTGCACGACGGCAGCGTCGTGCGCGGCGATCCGCTTCTCGGCCCCGTGGTGTTCCGCGAAGCGGGCGTGGCCTTCGAAGCGGACGTGCTGCGCGGCCAAAAAACCGGGTTCTTCCTCGACCAGCGTGAAAACCGCGCGCGCGTGGAAGAGTTGTCACGCGGAAAGCGTGTCCTGAACGCCTTCAGCTTCTCCGGCGGGTTCTCGTTGTACGCGGCGCGTGGCGGCGCGACGTCCGTGACGAGCGTGGACATCAGCGCGCACGCCCTCGCGAGCGCCGAGCGGAACTTCGCCTTGAACGCCGACACGCCCGCCGTGGCCGCGTGCGAACACATCACCGTTCGAGCGGACGTGTTCTCGTGGCTGCATCAGCACCACGCGCGGCCCTTCGACTTGATCGTGCTCGACCCGCCGTCGCTGGCGAAACGAGAAACGGAACGTGCGGGCGCCATTCGTCAGTACGAGCACCTCGTCATGGACGCGTTGAACCTGCTCGCGTCCGAAGGCGTGCTGCTCGCCGCGTCATGCTCGGCACACGTCAGCGCCGACGAATTCACGGACGCCGTGATGCGGGCGGCGTATCGTTCCGGACGAACCGTGCGCGTCCTTCGCACGAGCGGACACGCCGCCGATCATCCGGCGACGTTCCAAGAAGCGCGATACCTCAAGGCCGTGTACTTGAAGTGCCAATGA